Within Streptomyces roseirectus, the genomic segment ACTCGCCGTCGCCCAGGACGTCGGGCGGGTGCTGAACCCGGCCCAGCTGGCGGCCCGGATCGAGGCCGGCGTCACCCAGGGCGTCGGGATCGCCCTCACCGAGAACCTGCGCACCCCGCGCGGGCTGATCCGCCACCCCGACCTCACCGGGTACGCGCTGCCGACGTCCCTGGACGTGCCGGACATCCGGATCGTCAAGCTCGTCGAGGAGCGGGACGTCGTCGCGCCGTTCGGGGCGAAGGCGGCCAGCGCGGTGCCCGTGGTGACGTCGCCGGCGGCGGTGGCGTCCGCCGTGCGGGCGGCTACGGGGCGGCCGGTGAACCGGCTGCCGATCCGGCCGCAGGCGGCTGTGGTGACGCAGTAGTTGGCGGTTTCGGGGGTCTTCGTGATCACCGGCGTGATGGCGTCGGGGAAGTCGACCGTCGCGCAGGCGTTGGCGGAGCGGTTGCCGCGTGCGGCGCACGTGCGCGGGGATGTGTTCCGGCGGATGGTCGTCTCCGGGCGGGTTGAGTACGGGCCCGGGGCCTTGGGGGCGGCGCGGGAGCAACTGCTGTTGCGGTACCGGCTGTCCGCCGCGACCGCCGACGCGTACGCGGACGCCGGGTTCGCCGCCGTCGTCCAGGACGTGATCCTCGGGGACGACCTCGCCGTGTACGCCGGGCTGGTGCGGGCGCGCCCGCTGTACGTGGTGGTGCTCGCGCCGGACGCCTCGGCCGTGGCCGCGAGGGAGGCGGGGCGGGGCAAGACGGGGTACGGGGACTGGTCCGTGGGGGAGCTGGACGCGTGGCTGCGGGAGCGGACGCCGCGGATCGGGCTGTGGCTGGACACGTCCGCGATGACGCCGGACGAGACGGTCGAGAAAATCCTCGCCGAGAGGCAACGTGCGAGGGTCCGGTGACGTCTTGGCCGGTGGAGGGGCGTTGTCAGTGGGGCGGCGTAGTGTTCTGAGCAGTGGGGTGCTCAGGGCGTGAGCCGGGGCGTCCTGCCTGGTGAACGACCATGTTCAGGCACGGGGGAGCAATGAACGGCACGGCAGCGGCGACGACGATCACCTTCACCGAGGACGCGCTCGACCCGTACGTGACGCACGCGCCGACCCGGCGCTGGCTCACCGGCCCCGGCCTGCCCGGCGTGGGCGGACTGGTCACGTTCGAGGCGCTGCGGCGCGACGGACTGCGGACGGTGGCGGACTCGACGGGGGACACCGCGGGGGCGCTCGCGGCGGACGTCCGCGACCAGCTCGTCATCGGCGGGCTGCTCGGCGCGCGGGGGCAGGAGACCGAGTCGGTCGTCCTCGACGGCGTCACGGGCGCGGTCTCCACGACGTACTTCTTCCACGACCGCCCCGACCTCATGGACCTGCGGCCCCTCGCCCCGTCCCTGGAGAAGCTGATCCGCTTCGCCACGGCCGCAGACGAACTCGCGGCGCTGCGCGGGCAGTTCGCGTCCTACGCGGGCCGCTTCGGCGCGCAGGCGGTCGCCGAGGCGACGAAGCATCTGCTCGCGCTGTACGAGGGCGAGTCCGACGGGGAGGTCGCGCCGTACTGGAAGACGATCGCCGTCATCCGCCCGCTCTCCCTGATGGCCGGGCCCGGCACGACCTCGGGCCTCGCGCTCGACCTCCCGCCGCGCCTCCTCGACGACGAGTACGGGCAGGGGGAGATCGTCCGCTTCGAGGAGATGGACTTCCCGCCGGCCCTCACGCACGCCCCCACCCGCCACTTCCTCGCTGCCGTCGGCCTCCCCGAGGAATCCGTCTGGTTCACCCTCGACACGGACGCGCCCCTGCGCACGCTCCCCGACTACTGCGCCGACGAATCCACCCCCCACGACCTCCCGCCCCGCGCCGCCCACCTGATCCGCCTCGGCTCCCTCCTGGAGGACACGAGCCTCGTGGTGGACGGCACCACCGGCGCCGTCTTCTCCTACACCTTCCCCGACCAGACCCTCCGCCCCCTCAACGCCGACATCTCCACCCTCGCCTTCACCCTCTGGCTCATCCACCGCGAACGCACCCTCGACGCCCTCCACGACCTCACCGCCACCTACGACCACCTCACCGAGGCCATGAACCACACCCTCGCCGCCGTCGACCCCACAGCAGTCCTGCTCGGCGAGAACGACGACTGGCACTACTGGCCCGAGGTCTTCGGCGACGAGGCCGGGGGAGGGCTGTACGCGTAACCCTTCAGAGGCCGTGGCGGGAATCGAACCCGCGTAACTCCCCGCGAGCGGAGCTCGCTATTGGATGCGGTGCAGGCGAGCCCCTGAACCACTCGGGCACGCCGTTCAGCGTTGGTGAGAGGCCGTGGCGGGAATCGAACCCACGTAACTCGCTTTGCAGGCGAGCCCCTGAACCACTCGGGCACACGGCCAAGTTGCCGGGGTTTCTCCCGGACTTGGTGAGGTGACCGTATGGCGGCAGGGGAGCGGGGTTCAAGGTTCCTGGTGGGGCTGCAATGGGACTGCCACACGGCGTTCATGAAAGGGGTTGTTAGCCTCGGGCGGCATGAACGATCTCGGTTTGTCCGCTGAGCTGCGTGCGGCTCTGGAAGACCTCGCCGATGCCACCGGCCGGAGTGCGGAGGAGGTCGCCGCGGAGGCCGTTCGGCGGTATGTGGCGGGGGAGCGGGGGAGGGTGCTCGGGGTTGCGGAGCGGTTGGGGGGCGCGCATGCGGGGCTGTTGAAGAGGTTGGGGGAGTAGAGGTGGCCAGGTTTCTCACCGTCGCCGAGGTCGAGGAGATCGCGCGTGTCGCGTTCGGCGGGCGGGCGCCCGAGGCCAGGGACGCCGGGTTGCTCGCGTCCGCCGTTCAGCGGCCCCGTGCGCGGGTGTTCGGGACCGCCGCGTACGAGGACGTGTACGAGCAGGCCGCGGCGCTGCTGCATGCGCTCGCCGTCAATCACCCCCTTGTCGACGGGAACAAGCGCACGGCGTGGCTCGCTGCGGCGACGTTCCTCGGGGTGAACGGGGTCGATCTCGCGGAGTGTGCCCAGGACGCGGCGTATGCGCTGGTCGTGGACGTGGCGGCGGGGCAGGAGAGCGACGTCGGGGTGATCGCGGGACGCCTGAGGGCGTTGTGACGTGGGTCCCAACCGGGGGTGGCGCGGCCTCGTCCGGGCCGTCTCCGCGAGCCCCCGCCGGTAGGGTGGCCCGGTTGTCATACGTAGCCGAGACCCACCCGGAGCCGAGACCCCGAGCCCTGAGATCCACCCGGAATCCGGGACCCCGAGCCCCGAGATCCCCTCGGAGACCGGACCCCGGAACGAGGCCCCGAACCCCGAGACCGCCTAGGAACCGAGCCCACCCCGGACCCTGAGACCACCCGGAGACCGGACCCCGGAACCGGGCCCTGAGCCCGCGACCGGGACACCGGGACGGAGCCCGGAGACCGGACCTGGATCTGGCCCCCGGCCCCGGAGGCCGGACCCGGATCTGGACCCCGGACCCGAACCACCGACCCGGACCCGGAGGCCGGGCCCGGACCCCGGTAGACCGGAGCCGGACCCCGGAAACCCGGAGCCGGACCCCGGTAGACCGGAGCCCGACCCCGGACCCCCGGACGCCCCGTCCCAGTACCGCAAACCCGGACCCCGAGACCCACCCCCGAACCGGAGACCGTGACTACCACCGCCGCCTCGACGTCCTCGCACCACCTCTCCCCCGCCTTCCCGGGCCGCGCCCCCTGGGGCACCGCCAGCAAGCTGCGGGCCTGGCAGCAGGGTGCGATGGAGAAGTACATCCAGGAACAGCCCAGAGACTTCCTCGCCGTCGCCACCCCCGGCGCCGGAAAGACGACGTTCGCGCTGACGCTGGCGTCATGGCTGCTGCACCACCACGTCGTCCAGCAGGTCACCGTCGTCGCCCCGACGGAGCACCTGAAGAAGCAGTGGGCGGAGGCCGCCGCCCGCGTCGGCATCAAGCTGGACCCCGAGTACAGCGCGGGCCCGCTGAACAAGGAGTACGACGGCGTCGCCGTCACGTACGCGGGCGTCGGCGTCCGCCCCATGCTGCACCGCAACCGCAGCGAGCAGCGCAAGACGCTGGTGATCCTGGACGAGATCCACCACGCCGGCGACTCGAAGTCGTGGGGCGAGGCGTGCCTGGAGGCGTTCGAACCGGCGACCAGACGCCTCGCGCTCACCGGTACGCCGTTCCGGTCCGACACGAACCCGATCCCGTTCGTGACCTACGAGGAGGGCGCCGACGGGATCCGGAGGTCGTCCGCCGACTACACCTACGGCTACGGCTCCGCGCTCGCCGACCACGTCGTCCGCCCGGTGATCTTCCTGTCGTACAGCGGCAACATGCGCTGGCGCACGAAGGCCGGCGACGAGATCGCCGCGCGCCTGGGCGAACCGATGACGAAGGACGCCGTCAGCCAGGCGTGGCGCACGGCGCTGGATCCGCGCGGCGAGTGGATGCCGAGCGTGCTGCGCGCCGCCGACCAGCGGCTGACGGAGGTCAGGAAGGCCATCCCGGACGCCGGCGCCCTGGTCATCGCCTCCGACCAGGACTCCGCGCGCGCGTACGCGAAGCTGATCCGCGAGCTGACGGGGACGAAGGCGACGGTCGTCCTCTCCGACGACACCGGCGCCTCCAAACGCATCGACGACTTCGCCGCGAGCACCGACCGCTGGATGGTCGCCGTCCGCATGGTGTCCGAGGGCGTCGACGTCCCCCGCCTCGCGGTCGGCGTGTACGCGACGACGATCTCGACGCCGCTGTTCTTCGCGCAGGCCGTCGGACGTTTCGTGCGCTCCCGCAGGCGCGGCGAGACCGCGTCCGTGTTCCTGCCGACCGTCCCTGACCTGCTGAGCTTCGCCAACGAGATGGAGGTCGAGCGCGACCACGCCCTCGACAAGCCCAAGAAGGGTGGCGAGGAGGACCCGTACGCCGAGGAGGACAAGCTCCTCGCCGAGGCGGAGAAGCAGCAGGACGAGGACACCGGCGAGCAGGAGGAGTTCAAGTTCGAGGCGCTGGAGTCCGAGGCCGTCTTCGACCGCGTCATGTACAACGGCGCCGAGTTCGGCATGCAGGCCCACCCCGGGAGTGAGGAGGAGCAGGACTACCTGGGTATTCCGGGTCTCCTCGAACCCGACCAGGTGCAACTGCTGCTCCAGAAGCGCCAGGCCAAGCAGATCGCCCACAGCAAGAAGCGCCCCGACTCCGAGGCCGACCTGCTGGAACTGCCGGCCGAGCGGCGTCCCGTCGTCTCCCACAAGGAGCTGATGGAGCTGCGTAAACAGCTCAACACGATGGTCAGCGCGTACGTCCATCAGAGCGGCAAACCGCACGGCGTGATCCACACGGAGCTGCGCCGGGTGTGCGGCGGGCCGCCCAGCGCCGAGGCGACCCCGGGGCAGTTGCGGCAGCGGATCGCGAAGGTGCAGGAGTGGGCCACGCGGATGCGGTGACGCGGGGGCGTACGTATCGGGACAATTGTCGGTAGTCCATACCGGCCATTGACCGGATTCTGGACGGAGTCTTCCGCTCAGCGAACTCTCCCCGTTACTGTCCCGCTACGCACACGCCCTGTGGCAGTGTCGCCGCAGAGCGCAGCCGTGTAGCGACCGGGCCCGGACACCGCCGGGCCCTTCTGCCGAGCGCGGCCTCTGAAGCGCGTCGACGACGGGACATCGGAGACGCACAAGCCGCGAGGGGGCCGTGCCTCACCACCGTAAGGAGTGGGCGTCGTGACCGCGGAGACCTCCCAGACGCTCGATCGGGGACTCAGGGTTCTCAAGCTGCTGGCCGACACGGATCACGGGCTCACCGTGACCGAGTTGTCCACGAAACTCGGTGTCAACCGGACCGTCGTGTACCGGCTGCTCGCCACGCTGGAGCAGCACGCGCTGGTCCGGCGTGACCTCGGCGGGCGGGCCCGGGTGGGGCTCGGGGTGCTGCGGCTGGGGCGTCAGGTGCATCCGCTGGTCCGGGAGGCCGCGCTGCCCGCGCTGCGCGCGCTCGCCGAGGACATCGGGGCCACGGCCCATCTGACGCTGGTGGATGGCACCGAGGCGCTGGCCGTCGCCGTCGTGGAGCCCACGTGGACCGATTATCACGTCGCTTACCGGGCCGGGTTCCGGCATCCGCTGGAGCGGGGGGCCGCCGGGCTCGCGATACTCGCCGGGCGGCGCAAGGCCGTCGGCGATCCGGGGTTCTGCCTCATGCAGGGAGAGCTTGAGGCGGGCGCGAGCGGGGCCGCGGCGCCGCTGCTCGGGGTCACCGGGGTGGAGGGCAGCGTCGGGGTGGTGATGCTGGCGGACGCGGTGCCGGAACGGGTGGGACCCCGGGTGGTGGACGCGGCACGGGAGGTGGCGGAGGCGCTTCGGTAGTGCCGGGTCCCTTAGGGGGCGGGATCAGGAGGCCGGTCGGTAGTAGTCCCGTGCGCCTCAGGAGGCCGGATCGCGGATGCTGGGGCCGGATCGCGGATACCCGGGCCGGACTGCGGACGCCATGGGCCGGGCCATGGATCGGACGCCGGGGGCCGGGCCATGGATTGGATGCCGGGGGCCGGACCACATGCCCTTCTGCTCAAGCGTCACGTTAGATTTGCTCCGTGCTCTCTCGCCTCTCCCGTGTCCAGGCCGTCGCCGTCTGCGCCGTGCCCCTCGTCGCGCTGCTCGGGGTGGCCGCCTTCGTGCCGCTGCCGTTCGCCATCGCCCAGCCGGGGATGACCGCCGACGTGCTCGGGGAGAACAAGGGGACGCCGGTGATCACGGTGTCCGGTGCGCCGGTGCGCAAGACGTCCGGACAACTGCGGATGACGACGATCGTGGCGACCGGGCCCGACGCCGAGGTGTCGCTGGGCGATGTGCTCGACGGCTGGTTCCGGACGGACTCCGCCGTGATGCCCCGCGACTCCGTCTACCCGAGCGGGAACTCCGTCAAGGAGATCGAGCGGCACAACACCGAGCAGATGACCCAGTCGCAGGACGCCGCGACCGAGGCCGCGCTCGCCTATCTCGGGCGGTCTTCCAAGGACGTCAAGGTCGACCTGACGCTCGCCGACGTCGGCGGCCCCAGCGCCGGGCTGCTCTTCACCCTGGGCATCATCGACAAGCTCGCCGGCGACGGGGACGGCGGTGACCTCACCGGCGGTCGCGTCATCGCCGGGACCGGGACGATCGACGCGGACGGGGCCGTCGGCGCCGTCGGCGGGGTCGCGCTCAAGACGCAGGCGGCGCGCAGGGACGGGGCGACGGTGTTCCTCGTCCCCAAGGACGAGTGTGCCGACGCGCAGGCCGAACTCCCCTCCGGCCTGCGGCTGATTCCGGTCACGGACCTGAAGAGCACGGTCGCCTCCCTCAAGGCCCTGGACAGCGGCAAGGGGAACGTGCCTAGCTGCTGATCGCCGGCCGCCGCGGGGTGGCCAGCCGGAGGCCGAGCTCCACGAGCGTCCATCCGGCGCGGACCCTTAAGGGTGCGGTGGGGGTGCGGGCGAGGCGGTGGGTGGCGGCCTGGGCCTGGAGTTCGGCGGCGCGGTGGTGGTGGAGGGGGAGGTGGAGGTCGGGGTGGTACATGGGGGTCCCTTCAGGTGGTGGTGATGGGGAAGACGTGGCTGTGGGCGCGGATCCGCTGGGTTCCGGGGGCGTCCTCGGCGGCGGCGCGGCTTCGGTAGTCCTCGTAGACGCGGTGGATGTCCTCGATGAACGCGAGCGCCTGTTCGGGGGTGAGCCGCAGTGTCGTGCTGCTCATGTCCCAGGTGCGGCTCCATTCCTCGGGCCATGAGGCGCGGTTGCCCAGCCAGGTCGACAGCTCCCTGGTGTGGTTGGTCGCGATCTCGTGCATGTAGAGGTCGGCGGCGCCGCGCACGGCCGGGTCGGCGTCGGTGAGCAGTTCGTCGTCGAACTCCAGGCCGGTGTGGGTCGCCTTCCACCAGCGTTCGCGGCCCTTGCCCTGCTCGGGGTCGTCCTCGATGAAGCCGTACTCGGCGAGCTGCCGCAGGTGGTAGCTCGTGGCGCCGCTGGACTCGCCCAGTTTCGCGGCGAGTTGGGAGGCCGTCGCTGGTCCGCCGAAGCGGAGGGCGTCCAGCAGCTGGATCCGTAGGGGGTGTGCCAGTCCGCGCAGGGAGCGGGCGTCGATCTTGCGCACCTCGGGGTGCTGAGGCTCGGTCACGCGTACAAAGATAGCCTTGCAAAGGAAGCTATGCAACGGAATCTTTGCAACCCGCTCCAGCTCTGCCGATGCCCTGACTCACCTCGCCTCACCTCACTTCACCAACCCCTGCGCCTTCATCCAGTCCAGTGCCACCTGGTGCGGATCCTCCCCGTCGACATCCACCTTCGCGTTCAGCTCCTGCGCCACCGCGTTGTTGAGCCGAGCGGAGATCGGGTTCAACACCCCGGCGATCGCGGGCCACTTCTTCATCGCCTTGGAGTTGATCTCGGGCGCCGCGTTGTAGTTGGGGAAGAAGTGCCGGTCGTCCTCCATCACGACGAGGTCCATCGCCTTGATCCGCCCGTCGGTCGTGTAGACCTCGCCGTACGTGCAGTGCCCCTTCTGCGTCTGGGTGTAGATGATCCCCGAGTCCATCTGGGTGATCCGGGACGACGGCACACTCATCCCGTACGCCTTCTGCATCCCCGGCAACCCGTCCGCCCGGTTCGCGAACTCGCTCTCCACGCACAGGGACACGGCCCTGGGGTCGGACTTGGCGAGCGCGGCGACCTGGGACAGCGTCCGCGTCCCGTACTTCTCGTAGGCCGCGCGGTTCATCGCGAGCGCGTACGTGTTGTTGACCTGGGACTGCGGCAGCCAGGTCAGCCCGTTGCGGACGTCGGCCCCGCGGACGGCCTCCCACTGGGCCAGCGGATCGGTGACCGGCCGGCTGTTGCCGAGGTAGGTGATCCAGGCGGTCCCGGTGTACTCGTACATCCCGTCCGCGTCGCCCTTCTTGACCGCTTCGCGCGCCCCGATGGACCCCTGGATGCCGGTCCGGTCGAGGACGTCCGCGCCGGCCGCCTCGAAGGCGATGCCCATCATGGCGCCGAGGATGAGGTTCTCGGTGAACGACTTGGAGGTGACCGTCAGTTCGGCCCCCTCGAGCGGCTTGCCCTGCCCGATCGTGCCGGGCTCGACGTCGTCGACCATGGGCGAGCCGGACGTCAGACCGCACGCGGACAGCAGGGACGCGGCGACGAGCAGGGTGATCCAGCGTCTCATCGGCCGGTCTCCAATCCCCTTGGCCGCAACAGGAGTTCGGCGATCGACGCCAGCCAGTCCACGAGCAGCGCGAGCGCCACCGTGAGGATCGAGCCCAACACCAGTACGGGCATGCGCTGGTTGGTGATCCCGGTCGTGATCAGCACCCCGAGCCCACCGCCCCCGCCGAACGTCGCCAGCGTCGCCGTCCCCACGTTGAGGACGAGCGCCGTGCGGACGCCCGCGAGGATCAGCGGTACGGCCAGGGGGAGTTCGACGCGCGACAGGACGCCGACGGGGGACATGCCGATGCCCCGCGCCGCCTCCAGGAGCGTCGGGTCGTTCGCGCGCAGCCCCGCGATCGTGTTGGACAGCACCGGCAGGACGGCGTAGGCGATGATCCCGATCAGCGCGGCCTTCTCCCCGATGCCGAGCCAGATCACGAGCAGCGCCAACAGGCCGATGGCCGGGGTGGCTTGGCCGATGTTGGCGATCGCCATGACGACCGGCGTGGCCCTGCGGACGGCACCCCGGGTGAGCAGCACACCGAGCGGGATCGCGATGATCAGCACGAAGAACGTGGAGATCGCGGTGAGTTCGACGTGCTGCCACAGCGCCTTGGAGACCTGCCCGCCGGAGAGCGCGTTCTCGGAGATCGAGTCCAGATCGGCCTGCTGGAACCAGATCCAGGTGCCGAGGAGGAGGACGACGAGGAAGGCGGGCAGGACCGTCAACTTCCGCCAACTGAGCAGAGGTTGGGCCTTGGCAGCGGGCCGCGGCGTCGGCTCGTCCGGCGCGTCGGCGTCCAAGTCGGCGTCCGTGCCTGGGGAGTTCACCTCGGGGGAGTGCGTCTCGCGCGTGCTCACGCCTTCTCCTCCCCGCCGTCGCCCTCCTGCTCGGCGTGCGTCTGCGCCGCCCGCGCCTCCTCCAACTCGTGCTGGTGCTCCATCGCTTCGAGCCGGTCGGCCTCCAGCAGCTCGTGCACGGAGTTCATCAGCGTCTCCATGTCGACGACGCCCGTGTACTCCCCGCGCCGCCCGGTCACCGCCGTGCGCCCCGAACTGTCGGTGAGGACGGCCTCCAGCGCGTCCCGCAGCGTCGCGTCCCGGGTCACCGTGTCGTTGACCAGCGTCCCGGCGCGCGCCAGCGAACCCTTCGCACGCATCAAGTCCCCGCGCCGCAGCCACTTGTAGGGCCGGCCGCGCTTGTCGAGGAGCAGGATCTCGTTGGTCCCGCTCTCGCGCAGCTTGTTGAAGATGACCTGGAGCGGATCGTCGACGGTCACCGTCGGATAGTCGGTGATCGGCACGTCCCGCACCCGCGTGAGGTTCAGCCGCTTCAACGCCGCACCCGCGCCGACGAACCCGGACACGAAGTCGTCGGCGGGGTTGGTGAGGATCGCCTCCGGGGTGTCGAACTGCGCGATGTGGGACCGCTCGCGCAGCACCGCGATCCGGTCGCCCAGCTTGATCGCCTCGTCGAAGTCGTGCGTGACGAACACGATCGTCTTGTGCAACTCGTGCTGGAGCCTGATGAGTTCGTCCTGAAGGTGGTCGCGCGTGATCGGATCGACGGCGCCGAACGGCTCGTCCATCAGCAGGACCGGCGGATCCGCCGCCAACGCCCGTGCCACGCCCACGCGTTGCTGCTGGCCGCCGGACAACTGCCGTGGATAGCGCCCGTGGAACTCGCCCGGGTCGAGCCCGACGAGGTCCAGCATCTCCTCGACCCGCTCCTTGATCCGGCCCTTGGACCAGCCCACCATCTTCGGTACCAGCGCGATGTTCTGAGCGACCGTCATGTGCGGGAAGAGGCCGGACGACTGGATCGCGTACCCGACCTTGCGGCGCAGCTTCACCGGGTCGATGTCGGTGACGTCCTCGCCGCCGATCCGGATCCGGCCGCCGGACGGCTCGATCAGCCGGTTGATCATCTTCAGCGTCGTCGACTTCCCGCAGCCGGAGGGGCCGACGAAGATGACCGTCTCGCCTGCCTTGATCTCCATGTTCACGTTGTCGACGGACGGGTTGGGGTTGCCCGGGTAGCGCTTGCTCAGGTTCTCCAACTCGATGGAGGCGCCCAGGGATTCGGTGGGCCGGGTGGGCTCTGGCGTCTCAGACACGGATCCCCCTAGGAATCGTCAGCCGCCCGATCAGGACGTACACGGCGTCGAACAGCAGCGCCAGGACGACGATCCCGAGCGTCCCGGCGAGCACTTGGTTGAGCGCGTTCTTGCTGCCCAGGGACGCGACCCCGCGGAAGATCTCGTTCCCGAGGCCCGGCCCCGAGGCGTACGCGGCGATCGCGGCGATGCCCATCAGCATCTGCGTCGCGACCCGGATCCCGGTCAGGATCGGCGGCCACGCGAGCGGCAGTTCGACCTTGACCAGCCGGGCCGGACGGGACATCCCGATGCCCTTCGCGGCGTCCACCAGCGAGGGGTCGACCCCGCGCAGCCCGACGATCGCGTTCCGCACGATCGGCAGCAACCCGTACAACGTGAGAGCGATGACCGTAGGGGGAACCCCGAGACCGACTACGGGTACGAGCAGGCCGATCATGGCCAGCGACGGGATCGTCAGGATCGTCGAGGTCGCGGTCGTCGCGAGGTTGCCCGCCCACTCACTGCGGTAGGTGAGCACCCCGATCAGCACCCCGATAGCGGTCGCCAGCAGCATGCACTGCAGGACGGCGCTCGCGTGCTGCAACGCGTCGGTCAGGAGTTGCTGATGCCGGTTGCCCAGGTACTCCCAGAAACTCACTCACCTTCACCTCAGCTCACTCGCGCGACGCCTCCTCCACCAGCGGGATGATCCGCAGCGGCACCGGGTTCTCCATCACGATCGCGGTGGAGGCCCGGACGATCCCATCAAAACCGACAACCAGGTCGATCACCCGCTGGAGATCCGCGTTCGACCGCGCCACCAGCCGGCACAGCATGTCCCCGCTGCCGGTCGTGGTGTGCAGTTCCAGCACCTCGGGGACCTCGCTCAAGTGCGCCCGGATCGCGGGCCCTTGGCCCTGCCGGATCTGGAGCGTCGCGAACGCCGTCACCGGGTAGCCGAGGGCCGCCGGATCGACCTCGGGACCGAATCCGCGGATGACTCCATTCGACGTAAGCCGGTCGAGGCGGGCCTGCACCGTGCCCCGCGCCACGCCGAGCCGCCGGGACATCTCCAGGACCCCGATCCGGGGCTCCCGCGCCAGCAGCACGATGATCCGCCCGTCCAGCTGATCGATCCCCATGAACCGGCCTCCTCGGTGGTCGCCCTGTGCGGAAGGGGTGGCCTGGTGGCTCTCCCCTGTGCATATTGCCTGCGGGCGGGGTGATCTGCTGCGCACTTTGCGAACCCGGGGTGACCGGCACATCTGCGGCGCCGACGACGAGAGCAGGCCGGGCGAGGGGACCCCCTCCTATCCCCTACGGGGCTTACTGGTCTTACGGGACTTGGGCGCGGGCACGTTCGGCGGTTCGCCCACCGCCGCCAGCTCCGCCC encodes:
- a CDS encoding betaine/proline/choline family ABC transporter ATP-binding protein (Members of the family are the ATP-binding subunit of ABC transporters for substrates such as betaine, L-proline or other amino acids, choline, carnitine, etc. The substrate specificity is best determined from the substrate-binding subunit, rather than this subunit, as it interacts with the permease subunit and not with substrate directly.); the protein is MSETPEPTRPTESLGASIELENLSKRYPGNPNPSVDNVNMEIKAGETVIFVGPSGCGKSTTLKMINRLIEPSGGRIRIGGEDVTDIDPVKLRRKVGYAIQSSGLFPHMTVAQNIALVPKMVGWSKGRIKERVEEMLDLVGLDPGEFHGRYPRQLSGGQQQRVGVARALAADPPVLLMDEPFGAVDPITRDHLQDELIRLQHELHKTIVFVTHDFDEAIKLGDRIAVLRERSHIAQFDTPEAILTNPADDFVSGFVGAGAALKRLNLTRVRDVPITDYPTVTVDDPLQVIFNKLRESGTNEILLLDKRGRPYKWLRRGDLMRAKGSLARAGTLVNDTVTRDATLRDALEAVLTDSSGRTAVTGRRGEYTGVVDMETLMNSVHELLEADRLEAMEHQHELEEARAAQTHAEQEGDGGEEKA
- a CDS encoding ABC transporter permease, producing MSFWEYLGNRHQQLLTDALQHASAVLQCMLLATAIGVLIGVLTYRSEWAGNLATTATSTILTIPSLAMIGLLVPVVGLGVPPTVIALTLYGLLPIVRNAIVGLRGVDPSLVDAAKGIGMSRPARLVKVELPLAWPPILTGIRVATQMLMGIAAIAAYASGPGLGNEIFRGVASLGSKNALNQVLAGTLGIVVLALLFDAVYVLIGRLTIPRGIRV
- a CDS encoding Lrp/AsnC family transcriptional regulator, encoding MGIDQLDGRIIVLLAREPRIGVLEMSRRLGVARGTVQARLDRLTSNGVIRGFGPEVDPAALGYPVTAFATLQIRQGQGPAIRAHLSEVPEVLELHTTTGSGDMLCRLVARSNADLQRVIDLVVGFDGIVRASTAIVMENPVPLRIIPLVEEASRE